The genomic interval TCGCACCGACTCCGCGGGTGGCACCCACGCCTTCGTCGCCTGGCTCGCCCAGCGGGGCCGGTGGCTGTCCTACTCGGTCGGCATGACGGTCACCGAGCAGGTCCACCAGCATGTGCTGAAGGTTCCGGCATCGGCCTGGACGCCGGCCGTCGAGACCGGCGGCCAAGTCCGTGACGGGGCCTGGGTCGCCGAGCTCACCGGTGACGTCCTTCACGGCTGGCCGAAGGGGATGCGGCTGATCGTCAGGAAGGGACGACCTCACCCCGGAGCCCAGTTGAGGATTGCGGACGCGGACGGCATGCGGCTGACGTGCTTCGCCACCAACACCACCAGCCTCCCGATCGCCGAACTCGAGCTCCGTCACCGCCTGCGGGCCCGCGCCGAGGACCGCATCCGGGCCGCCCGGGCCACCGGCCTGCGCAACCTGCCTCTGCACCGCACCGCGCAGAACCGGATCTGGCTGGAGATCGTGCAGATCGCCCTCGACCTGCTGGTCTGGATGCCGATGCTCGCGCTGACCGGCAAGGCTCGGCTCTGGGAACCCCGCCGACTGCGGCTACGTCTGTTCACCGCGGCCGGACAGCTCGTCACCACCAGCCGCCGGCGAATCCTCCGCCTCGCCCGGCACTGGCCCTGGACCCACGTGATCACCGACGCCCTCGAACGGCTCGCACTCCTGCCGAACCCCGGCTGACCAGCAACTTTCCCGTCCCTACGACAGCAGCCCGACACCGGAGCAGTGGAACCCGGCGCCACCCCGAGGCGACACTCGGGCCCTCAACCTGTCCACTCTCCGCCCACGGCACGAAAACGGCCCACCGACTCCGTCGGCGGACCGTCACGAAACTTCGAGGCTAGATTGCCGTTCCTGCTGCTCAGGGGACTTGGGACCGCAAGCTGACCAATGATTCCCAAGCTCATCGCATGCGTGGTGACTTACTGACCGGCTGACAAGGCTTCCTCTGATCGACGGCGCCAGTACAAGAGCTACGCCTACTGCACCAGTTCGCGCCGCAAATCCGTGCGGGCACAGCACTGCGGGGAGGGGCGCCCCGGTTCTGTGCTCGGGTTCCCCTCCCCGCGCGGAAGAAGGCCGTCTCGCCTGCGTCTAATCAGATTCGGTGAGCCTTGCCCGCCGCCGGGAGATGACCCCGGCTGACTGCAACACGGAGCACGTCCCTCAGGGCGCCGGCTAGGGCGTGGCCCAGTCGGCGAAGTTCAAACGGCTCAGCGTCCTCGTCGGCAAGGCTTTCCGATGCCATCTCCAGCAGTTGTGCCGCCGTGCCTAGTTGGACCGCTTCGACGTTGTCCGCCAAGCGCGACATGTAGCCACCGGGGTCGTCCGTGCTCAGGTAGCAGGGTTTGCCCCCCGGGCCCGACCACGGGAGGAGCCGAAGTTCGTTCGGTGTCGTCATCCTTGGGTTGGCCTCTCGTTGAGCACGTGGTGGGCGGTGAAGACGGCGTCGACTCGGTCTCCCGGGAAGGCCAGCAGCGCGGCTTCAACGACGCGACCGGTGGCGTCGGTGGCGATGCGCGTGATCGAGAGAACGGCCATGCTGCTTCCGAGCCGGAGTGCCGACGCTTCGTCTGGGGTGGGAGATCGGGCGCAGACCGTCTCTCGGATGGTGGCCGGCGATGGGCCGAGGACGGCGAATCTCGTGGCTGCCGCCCGGCACACGGGGTCGTCGTCGAGGACTCCGGCCGGGGCCAGGTCGCGCGGGATGTAGATGCGGGCCAGCCCGTGCGGTGACCCGTGTTCGAGGCTGAGGCAGGTGTACTCCGCGAGGGGGCTGCCCGTTGGCACCTTCAGCAACGCCGTCAGCTGCAGGGAGGCCGGAACCGTGGCGCTGCGAACCGTGATGCGCAACGTTGGCTCAGCCGCGGTCCAGGGGTCCAGCGTGCCCCAGCCGCCGACGTACATGATCTTGCGGCGCGGGTGACGGACGTAGTTGCCCTTGCCGTGGATCTTCTCGACGAGTCCTTCGCCCTGGAGCACGGCGAGAGCACGTCGCAAGGTCACCGTGCTGACCCTGTACCGGGCGGCCAGGCCGGCTTCGGACGGGAGGCGTTCGCCAGGCTTGATGCTGCCCGTCGTGATCTGGTGGCGTAGGTCGTTGGCGATGTCGTGATGGCGTCGGTGCACGGAGTTGGTCACCGCCTTCTCAGCAGTCGCAGGGCGATGAGCCGGGTACGGGCGTGTATGGCCAGCAGTTCGCCCGACTCGAAGACCAGTTGCTTGGCCCCTTGAGGGAGCTGGAAGAGGTCGCTCACTCGGCAGGCCTGACCGCCAAGTTCGATGATGTCGCCGCGCTGCACGGTGGCCGCAGTGACCTCGACGGAGGAGACCAGTGCGCCGCCGGGGGCTGGGACCCTCATGCAACCACCTGCACGGGCACGAACGGGTCCGGGGTCGAGTGGCAAGGGCAGATGCACTCCTCGTAGATCACCGGTACGTTGTCCGTCGTCGCAGGCGCGGAAGGCTCGATGCATGAGTGATGCGTCCCGATCCAGCAGGCGATCGAGCGGTAGGGGACGGAAGTCATGCCCGTTGGGTGCGGTTGTCGGCGAGAAGGCATCAGTGGGCCCCCGCGAGAACCGACCATGCGTCGATTGGCAGATGCGGGGCGACGAGCACTGTGCGCGTCCGTGCACGCTGCTCTTCCCACGCCAGCAGGTACGGGCGGACAAGCGCGACGTCCTCTCCCCTCAGCGGGTATCGGTGGACCGTGCCGGCCGGAGCCCGCCCCAGGGCGACGGTCGAAGGGTCAGCGGGCGCGGGGCAGGTGAGAGGGACCAGCGGCCGGGAGGGAGTTAAGGGGCGGCGGTGCCGACCGTTGGGGAAGCACCGCGCTCTGGTGCGCGAGATGGCTCGGCGGATACGGTTGAGCATGCTGTTCAGCTCCTATCGCTGATAGCCCGGTCCCCCGACGTCGCCTGTCGTGGGGACCGTTTTACGTACGACCGCCCATAAGGTGCGGCCGTTCAAGCTGGTGGCCACGAGCCCGAATCGATCGGCATCGGCCACCGCGTCCAGGACCTCCCGCCATGAGTCGGCGGAGAGCGTGTCCGGTACTTCTGCCTCGACCGTCGTGAACTGGGTGTGCTCTTCCACGCGCGGGCGGAGGCCAGCGGCAGACAAGCGGGCGGCGATAGCCGCCGCGGTCACTTCCGAAGCGGACACAGCGCACCCTCCGTTGCCAGCGATCACTTTCAGTGAAGCTAGTTAACTAGATTAGAGCTAGTGGACTAGATTTTCCATATGTCTGAGCAACCGCCGTACCTCCGCATCGCCGACGAACTCCGGCAGCGCATCGCGGAGCACGTCTGGGAACCGGGCGACCGCCTCCCATCCCGCGCCCAGATCGGCCAGGAGTGCGGCGTGGGTGAGAACGTGGTGCGCAGGGCGCAGGAGTTGCTGATCTCCCAAGGCGTGCTGGAAGGCCGGGCCGGATCGGGGACCTACGTCGCCGAGCCCCGGGAGCGCGTGAGAGTCGTCCGGTCGTCGGCACGTGAGCAGCCCAGTGGATCCCCCTTCCGCCAGGACATGAAGGCCCTTCGCCGACAGAGCGACTGGGAGAGCCGGACCGACGCGAAGGTGCCGGCCCCGGCGGAGATCGCGACGCGGCTCGGGATCATCGAGGGCGAGCCGTGCGTGCGGACGACGTACGAGTTCCTTGCGGACGGGAAGCCGGTCCAGTTGTCGACGAGTTGGGAGCCGTACGCCGTCACTGGCGGAACCCTCGTCGTTCTTCCCGAGGGAGGGCCCCACGCGGGGGCCGGGGTCGTGAACCGCATGGCCGAGATCGGAGTCACCATCAGCCACGCGGTGGAGCAGCCCGAACCGAGGCACGCGACCGCCGAGGAAGCATCGCTACTCGGCATCCAGAAAGCCGCGCTCGTAACGCACATCCGGCGGACGTACTACAGCGACGACGGCCGACCCGTGGAGACAGCGGACATCGTGGTGCCCGCAGCGCACTGTGAGATCGTCTACGAGATCCCGATCAACCGCTGACGAGCTGCCCAGGCAGCTCCAAAGCCGTGGCCCAGCCGTGCCCCCTGCGTGCCCCTTCCGTGCCCGACAGAGCGGGAAACCAGGGGGAACAGCGGTGCCCGGCAGGGAACGGGCATGGCAAAGGCCCCCGACCATACGTACTGGTCAGGGGCCTCTCGCCTGCGGTGGGTGTGGGATTTGAACCCACGGTCACATCGCTGCGACGACGGTTTTCAAGACCGTTCCCTTAGGCCGCTCGGGCAACCCACCTCGCGTCGGCGGTCCGGTCGCTGAGCAAGCCGATGGGCCGTCAGGCCCGCGTGGGGCCGGTTCGACGCGTGGGACAGCCTAGCCGGTCAGCTGTCGCCCTCGCGCTGGCCCAGGGTGACTTCGGCCGTGGCCGTCTTGCCGTCGCGTTCGTACGTCAGGGTCACCTTCTCGCCCGGCTTGCGGGTCCAGATCTCGCCGATCAGGGTCGGGCCGCTGTCGATCACGGTGTCGTTGAACTTCGTGATCACGTCGCCCGCCTTGAGGCCCGCCTTGGCCGCCGGGCCGTTCGGGGTGACCGCGGGGGTGCCGCCCGCTCCCTCGGCGGAGATGGCCGCGCCGCCCGTCTTCTCCTCCATCGTGACCGTCGCGCCGATCACCGGGTAGACCGGCTTGCCGGTCTTGATCAGCTGCTCGGCGACGTTCTTGGCCTGGTTGATCGGGATCGCGAAGCCGAGACCGATGGAACCGGCCTGGGACTGGCCGAGGCCGCCGCCGGTCGACTGGATCGCGGAGTTGATGCCGATGACCGCGCCCGTCGCGTCCAGCAGCGGGCCGCCGGAGTTGCCCGGGTTGATCGACGCGTCGGTCTGCAGGGCGCTCATGTAGGAGTTCTTGTTGCTGGAGCCGTCCCCGGAGGCCACCGGGCGGTTCTTCGCGCTGATGATGCCCGTGGTGACCGTGTTGGAGAGGCCGAAGGGCGCGCCGATCGCGATCGTCGAGTCGCCGACCGCGACGCCCTCCGAGTTGCCCAGCGGCAGTGGGGCGAGGCCCGCGGGCGGGTTCTTGAGCTTCAGTACGGCCACGTCGTAACCCTGGGCCCGGCCGACCACCTCCGCGGCGTACTTCTTGCCGTCGGAGAAGGTCGCCGACAGTTCGCCCGACTCCGCGGCGGACGCCACCACGTGGTTGTTGGTCAGGATGTGGCCTTCCTTGTCGTACACGAAGCCCGTGCCCGTGCCGCCCTCGCCCTCGCCACCCTGCGCGTCGATGGTGACCACGCTGGGGAGCGCCTTCGCCGCGACCCCGGCCACCGTGCCCGCCGGGCGCTTCAGGTCCCTCGGGGTGTCCGACGCCGAGATGGTGGTCGAGCCACCGCCGTTGCCGTCGTTCTGGTCGGCCGCCCAGAAGCCGAGGGCTCCGCCGATGCCGCCCGCGACGAGGGCCGCGACGGCCACGGCCGCCACCAGACCGCTCCCGCGGCCCCTGCCGCTCTTTCCACCCGGGGACTCGGAGCCGGGCGGGACCGGAGCGCCCCAGACCGGGCCGTGACCGCTGCCGTTGCCGATACCGCCGGACGCGTGACCTGCACCCCCGTCGGCGTACGACGGGACGGCGGGCGGAGGCGGCGGCCAGGACGCGGCGCCCGTGGGAAGCCCGGGCTCCGCTCCGTATCCGGGCGTCGCTCCGTACGGGGAGTGCTGCGGGGGCTGCGGCGGCTGGGACGGCGTCGGGTGGGCCCCCTGGGCGTACGCGGGCGTGACCGGAGCGCCCGGGGAGGCCGGGGCGCCCTGGTGCGTGGGGTCGTGGCGCGGTGCCTCGGCGTGCGCCGGTGCTCCCGGTGCCGGGGACTCCGCGCCGGGGGCATAGGGAGCCGCCTCCCCTGCTCCGGTGCCGTGCACGGGAAGGCGCGCGGTGTCGTGCGCGGGGTCGTGCGCCGCCTTGTGCGCGACGTCCTGGGCCGGGTCGGGGGCCGACGGCGGCGTGACTCCGTCGGTCGCCGGTTCGGGAGTGACGGCCGGCCCGGGAGGTGCGGACGGCACGGCCGGTACCGCGTTGCCCTCGTTGCCCTCGTTCTCGGTGCTCACAGCTCTTTACTCCTCGGTTCCACTCGGCATCCAGTCGGCGTTCGGCAAGAAATCCGCTGTGCACGTGTCTGCGGTCAGCTTTTCCCACGACACGTCGGGCCACTGTAAGCAGGACCTGTGCATCCGCACACCAATCTTTACATCCGACAAAACAGACCTCCAGGGTGACATGTGCTCAGCCTTCCCCGCGGCGGTGACACCATGGCGCGGGTGACCCACGCACGGCAGCGCAACGCGCACACCTCCATCCAGGTCGTCGCCCACCGCGGGGCCTCCGACGACGCCCCCGAGCACACCCTCGCCGCCTACCGCAAGGCGATCGAGGACGGTGCCGACGCCTTGGAATGCGATGTCCGGCTCACCGCCGACGGACACCTCGTCTGCGTCCACGACCGGCGGGTGAACCGTACGTCCAACGGGCGCGGTGCCGTGTCGGCGCTGGAGCTCGCCGACCTCACCGCCCTCGACTTCGGCTCCTGGAAGGACCGCGAGGAGTCGCCCGACTGGGATCCGGCACCGGGCGAGCTCACCTCCGTACTCACCCTGGAACGGCTCCTGGAGCTCTTCACCGAGGTCCGGGCCACCGGGCGGCCGTTGCAGCTGGCCATCGAGACGAAGCACCCCACCCGTTGGGCCGGACAGGTCGAGGAGCGGCTGCTGCATCTACTGAAGCGCTTCGGGCTGGCCGATCCACCCGCGGACGGGCCCTCGCCCATCCGCGTCATGAGCTTCTCCGCCCGCTCCCTCCACCGTGTCCAGGCCGCCGCGCCCACGCTGCCGACGGTCTACCTGATGCAGTTCGTCTCGCCCCGGATGCGCGACGGGCGGCTGCCCGCCGGGGCCCGGATCGCGGGGCCGGGCATGCGGATCGTACGCAGCCACCCCGGGTACATCGAACGGCTGCACCGTGCGGGGCACCGGGTGCACGTGTGGACCGTGAACGAACCGGCCGATGTCGACATGTGCGCCGAACTCGGCGTCGAGGCGATCATCACCAACCGGCCCAGGCAGGTTCTGTCGCAACTGGGCCGCATTTAGTACGGATAAGGATCCATCAGGGCCCCGACCTCGCCCTTACGGGGTGTGCCCCGGCGCACTCACTGCGCGTTCGATCGTTACGAGTGCGTCACCGGGAGTGCATTGGCCGGTTTCCGGTGCAGCTCAGTGGGGCATCCAACCCGTGGCGTGGGGCAAAGGAGGTCTCGGGGGTGGCGTTGGTGGTGGCACAAGAAGTGCCCGCGTCGTCGAGCATGGCCATTCCTCATGGCCCTGCCGGCGTGGGGCAGGCACGACACCGGATGCGTGAACAGTTGCGCGGCAACGGGGTGTCGGACGCGGTCGTCGACGACGCTGTTCTGATCCTTTCCGAACTCCTCAGCAACGCCTGCCGGCACGGCAGGCCCCTGGGGTGGCACACCGACGTCGGCGACGGAGACATCCGCGCCGCCTGGCGGGTGGACACCGCCGGCGCGCTCACCGTGGAGGTCACGGACGGCGGCGGCCCGACCCGCCCGGTTCCGGCCACCCCCTCGGTGACGGCACGCGGCGGCCGGGGCCTCAACATCATCAGCGCCCTGGCCCAGGAATGGGGTGTGCGGGACGGATCATCCGGCGAGGTCACCGTCTGGGCCCTGGTCTCCTCGAAGAAGCCCCCCGGCATCGGCGGCAACGGCTCCGAGGTGAACGGCACAGGCGCGAACGGCTCCGACGCGAACGGCATCGGCGCGAACGGCGCCGGCGGGCTGACCGGTTTCGAGGGCCTGGACCTCTCCGAGGCCTTCGACGACGTGGGCTGAGCGCACGGACGAGCGCACGGACGACATGGGCCTGGCCGCGCGGATGACGTGGGCCGAGCCCGTACGGCGGGCGAGCGGGGCTCCCAGGGCGGCTAGGCTCGCGCCGAGTCCGCACTGTCGCAATCGGGAGAATGCCCACCATGGCCAAGAAGCGCCCTCAGTCCAAGGCCGGGAAGCAGCAGCTCAAGGACGGTGAGATCCCGGTCGTCGGGGCCCGTGAGCCCTGCCCGTGCGGATCGGGCCGCCGTTACAAGGCGTGTCACGGACGCGCCGCCGCCCAGGCCGTGACCGAGCTCGTGCACCGCCCCTTCGAGGGACTCGCGGGCGAATGCGACTGGGTCGCGCTGCGCGAGCTGGTGCCCGCCGCCACGGTCGAACTGACCCTTGAGGACGGGCTGCCCGAGGGAGTTCCGTCGGTGACGCTCGCGACGGTCCTGCCGATGGCCTGGCCGGCTCTCCGCCGGGACGACGGTTCCGTCCTGCTCGCCCTGCAGAACGACACCTCATCCGGCGACCTCAGCCGCGACCTCGCGGACACCCTCCAGCGCGCCCTGGAGGCGGAGCCCGGCTCCCCGGTCACCGCCCGCCGCGTGCCGGCCGACGGTCCGCGCCTCCAGGACCTTCTCGCCCCGGACGCCGT from Streptomyces sp. CA-278952 carries:
- a CDS encoding DUF5926 family protein; the encoded protein is MAKKRPQSKAGKQQLKDGEIPVVGAREPCPCGSGRRYKACHGRAAAQAVTELVHRPFEGLAGECDWVALRELVPAATVELTLEDGLPEGVPSVTLATVLPMAWPALRRDDGSVLLALQNDTSSGDLSRDLADTLQRALEAEPGSPVTARRVPADGPRLQDLLAPDAVFEPNVHSGFEFWVPDAENATPEVSASLERANAAAIPTTLLSGVDAAYWCETPEKNHLRWVMPHPEEELLDALARLHAAGTSSLGDDTRLVGSFRAHGLVVPVWDLPSSMGAEACEKPAVEFAERLAAALASDAPLTAEERRARGGLTNRQVTLS
- a CDS encoding GntR family transcriptional regulator, with product MTNSVHRRHHDIANDLRHQITTGSIKPGERLPSEAGLAARYRVSTVTLRRALAVLQGEGLVEKIHGKGNYVRHPRRKIMYVGGWGTLDPWTAAEPTLRITVRSATVPASLQLTALLKVPTGSPLAEYTCLSLEHGSPHGLARIYIPRDLAPAGVLDDDPVCRAAATRFAVLGPSPATIRETVCARSPTPDEASALRLGSSMAVLSITRIATDATGRVVEAALLAFPGDRVDAVFTAHHVLNERPTQG
- a CDS encoding GntR family transcriptional regulator translates to MSEQPPYLRIADELRQRIAEHVWEPGDRLPSRAQIGQECGVGENVVRRAQELLISQGVLEGRAGSGTYVAEPRERVRVVRSSAREQPSGSPFRQDMKALRRQSDWESRTDAKVPAPAEIATRLGIIEGEPCVRTTYEFLADGKPVQLSTSWEPYAVTGGTLVVLPEGGPHAGAGVVNRMAEIGVTISHAVEQPEPRHATAEEASLLGIQKAALVTHIRRTYYSDDGRPVETADIVVPAAHCEIVYEIPINR
- a CDS encoding S1C family serine protease, translated to MSTENEGNEGNAVPAVPSAPPGPAVTPEPATDGVTPPSAPDPAQDVAHKAAHDPAHDTARLPVHGTGAGEAAPYAPGAESPAPGAPAHAEAPRHDPTHQGAPASPGAPVTPAYAQGAHPTPSQPPQPPQHSPYGATPGYGAEPGLPTGAASWPPPPPAVPSYADGGAGHASGGIGNGSGHGPVWGAPVPPGSESPGGKSGRGRGSGLVAAVAVAALVAGGIGGALGFWAADQNDGNGGGSTTISASDTPRDLKRPAGTVAGVAAKALPSVVTIDAQGGEGEGGTGTGFVYDKEGHILTNNHVVASAAESGELSATFSDGKKYAAEVVGRAQGYDVAVLKLKNPPAGLAPLPLGNSEGVAVGDSTIAIGAPFGLSNTVTTGIISAKNRPVASGDGSSNKNSYMSALQTDASINPGNSGGPLLDATGAVIGINSAIQSTGGGLGQSQAGSIGLGFAIPINQAKNVAEQLIKTGKPVYPVIGATVTMEEKTGGAAISAEGAGGTPAVTPNGPAAKAGLKAGDVITKFNDTVIDSGPTLIGEIWTRKPGEKVTLTYERDGKTATAEVTLGQREGDS
- a CDS encoding IS1380 family transposase — protein: MKKGIGSYPRVRIEGGGRAVVSQAGGVLLVETVRKAGLDTAISAALAPWRKPRAVHDPGKVLLDVALAVAVGGGCLADVGMLRAEPAVFGPVASDPTVSRLIDTLAASGEKALGAIRAARAEARSRVWKLAGAGAPDGGGSVTVGLDGVLVLAHSEKEDAAPTWKRTYGHHPLMGFVDHGPGGTGEPVAALLRPGNAGSNTAADHITAARLALAQLPKEYRRGRRTLIRTDSAGGTHAFVAWLAQRGRWLSYSVGMTVTEQVHQHVLKVPASAWTPAVETGGQVRDGAWVAELTGDVLHGWPKGMRLIVRKGRPHPGAQLRIADADGMRLTCFATNTTSLPIAELELRHRLRARAEDRIRAARATGLRNLPLHRTAQNRIWLEIVQIALDLLVWMPMLALTGKARLWEPRRLRLRLFTAAGQLVTTSRRRILRLARHWPWTHVITDALERLALLPNPG
- a CDS encoding glycerophosphodiester phosphodiesterase — protein: MARVTHARQRNAHTSIQVVAHRGASDDAPEHTLAAYRKAIEDGADALECDVRLTADGHLVCVHDRRVNRTSNGRGAVSALELADLTALDFGSWKDREESPDWDPAPGELTSVLTLERLLELFTEVRATGRPLQLAIETKHPTRWAGQVEERLLHLLKRFGLADPPADGPSPIRVMSFSARSLHRVQAAAPTLPTVYLMQFVSPRMRDGRLPAGARIAGPGMRIVRSHPGYIERLHRAGHRVHVWTVNEPADVDMCAELGVEAIITNRPRQVLSQLGRI
- a CDS encoding ATP-binding protein → MRHRECIGRFPVQLSGASNPWRGAKEVSGVALVVAQEVPASSSMAIPHGPAGVGQARHRMREQLRGNGVSDAVVDDAVLILSELLSNACRHGRPLGWHTDVGDGDIRAAWRVDTAGALTVEVTDGGGPTRPVPATPSVTARGGRGLNIISALAQEWGVRDGSSGEVTVWALVSSKKPPGIGGNGSEVNGTGANGSDANGIGANGAGGLTGFEGLDLSEAFDDVG